CATTTACACCACCTATAGTTAAAGAACTAGCTCCACTAGCATTTGGTGGGAATTGTTGAACAATAGGGTCACTTGAGTTTAATTTAATAGTCACTTTTGCTGGTTCAGCCATTTGAGAAACTGCAAACTGATAATTTATTTTTTCTGCACCAGCTGACCCTTTTGCTACTATAATACTTTCATCAGAACTAGTTATTCTTGTAGCAGAGTATGCATTTTTACTTACTATACTGTTAGGAGATTCTATACTTAGATACTTATCATAAAGATCCTTTGATTCCTGTATAATATTTCTATATATTTCTTGTTTCCATTTAACTATTTGTTGGTCCTGTTTCGCTTTATCAACTTTTTCCTTATCTCTTGTCATACTAGCTTCTATTATACCTTCCATATCAAAATTTCCGGAAAGGCCTGTAACTCTTATAGGACTTATACTTGACATATTTTTATCCCCCCATCTATAATTATATTTCTAATTTATTATAAACTTCATGCCATGTATCTCTAATTTGTTTTACTATTGGTAAGATATCATCAATTATTTTAACATCTTTATTTTCATCAGCTCTTACTAATTCACATTTTATAAATTCATAAACTTTATACATATCCTTTGCCCATTGTCCTGCATTTTGGTCTAAAGTAGTCATTAGTTCTGTAAATATATTTTGAACTCTTACAAGTTCACTATGTGCTTTCAAATAATCATTATTTAAAAATGCTACTCTTGATATATTAGTATATTCTACTGTACCATCTACAAGCATTAATAGTAGTTCTTCTTTTGATAACTCATTTAGCTTATCTAAATTTAAATCCATTATTTATACCTACTTCTTTCTTCTTTACTTTTTTTATCAGCTTCATGCCATGTATCTTTAATTTGCTCTATTACAGGTAACACATTATCTATTATCTGAATATCTTTTCTAATGTTGGCTCTTGAAAGTTCATATCTTACAAAATCATAAACTCTGTACATATCTTTTGCCCATTGTCCTGCATTTTGGTCTAATGTAACCATTAATTCTGTAAATATATCCTGAACTCTTATAAGCTCTCTATGTGCTCTTTGTGTATTTTTATCTATAATAGCTCCTCTGGCTATTTTTGTATATTTTACTGCCCCATCAACAAGCATAAGCAATAATTGTTCTTTTGATGCCATAAAAACTGCATTTTGCTTATATGAATTATAAGGGTTTTCTCCATACATATATTACTTCCTCCAAACGTTTTATTTTAATGATTTTAGAATTTTTATATTTTTATTTGTAGCCTTTATATTTTCATTCTTTACTTTCTCATATATTTCTTTTCTTAATATACTTACGTTATTAGGAGCAGATATAGCTAGTTTTATATTATTTCCATCTATTCCTACAACTTTAACTTCTATGTTGTCTCCTATAAGCACTGCTTCATCTTTTTTTCTTGAAATTACTAGCATCCACCATCACCTCTCAATAATGGATGCCTTATTGAATATTCCTCATCCGGTAAAATTATTTGCATTGCAGAATTATTTTTTATATTTATTATTATAGGAGCTTTCATGTTCACAGTTGATTCTTCAAGTGTCTTTCCAAGAGTGATTATGTTA
This sequence is a window from Clostridioides difficile. Protein-coding genes within it:
- the fliS gene encoding flagellar export chaperone FliS, with amino-acid sequence MYGENPYNSYKQNAVFMASKEQLLLMLVDGAVKYTKIARGAIIDKNTQRAHRELIRVQDIFTELMVTLDQNAGQWAKDMYRVYDFVRYELSRANIRKDIQIIDNVLPVIEQIKDTWHEADKKSKEERSRYK
- the fliS gene encoding flagellar export chaperone FliS produces the protein MDLNLDKLNELSKEELLLMLVDGTVEYTNISRVAFLNNDYLKAHSELVRVQNIFTELMTTLDQNAGQWAKDMYKVYEFIKCELVRADENKDVKIIDDILPIVKQIRDTWHEVYNKLEI
- the csrA gene encoding carbon storage regulator CsrA, producing the protein MLVISRKKDEAVLIGDNIEVKVVGIDGNNIKLAISAPNNVSILRKEIYEKVKNENIKATNKNIKILKSLK